A genomic region of Trifolium pratense cultivar HEN17-A07 linkage group LG3, ARS_RC_1.1, whole genome shotgun sequence contains the following coding sequences:
- the LOC123914223 gene encoding probable acyl-activating enzyme 16, chloroplastic isoform X1 — protein sequence MSTIHAFPLFFTTITLPRNNFVPPRFRVFSQSKTADTVQIRKCSPFLESSLLFGNDNDAVASNEWKAVPDIWKYSAEKYGDKVALVDPYHDPPSTITYKQLEQAILDFAEGLRVIGVRPDEKLALFADNSCRWLVADQGMMASGAINVVRGSRSSVEELLQIYNHSESVALAVDGPEMFNRIAKTFYSKTSMRFIILLWGEKSSLSLIAEENKEVQVFSFTEVIDLGRESRSALSDSHEASQQYVYEAINSDDIATLVYTSGTTGNPKGVMLTHRNLLHQIKNLWDIVPAEVGDRFLSMLPPWHAYERACEYFIFTCGIEQVYTTVRNLKDDLKLYQPHYLISVPLVFETLYSGIQKQISTSPPVRKLVALTFLRVSLAYMEYKRIYEGKCLTRNTEQHSFIHSMLDWLWARIIATILFPIHLLAAKLVYSKIHSAIGISKAGISGGGSLPLQVDKFFEAIGVKVQNGYGLTETSPVIAARRPRCNVIGSVGHPVQHTEFKVVDSETDEVLPPGSKGILKVRGPPVMKGYFKNPLATNQALDRDGWLNTGDLGWIVPHHSTGRSRNSSGVVVVDGRAKDTIVLLTGENVEPAELEEAAMKSSTIQQIVVVGQDKRRLGAVIVPNSEEVLKVARELSLIDSISSDVSEEKVMNIIYKELKTWMSESPFQIGPILLVNEPFTIDNGLMTPTMKIRRDKVVVKYKEQIENLYK from the exons ATGTCTACTATTCATGCCTTTCCCCTCTTCTTCACCACAATCACACTTCCTCGTAACAACTTTGTCCCTCCTCGTTTTCGTGTCTTTTCACAATCCAAG ACAGCAGACACAGTGCAGATAAGAAAATGTTCTCCTTTTCTAGAAAGTTCATTACTTTTTGGTAATGATAATGATGCTGTAGCCTCAAATGAATGGAAAGCAGTTCCTGATATTTGGAAATATTCTGCTGAAAAATATGGTGATAAAGTTGCATTAGTAGATCCATATCATGATCCTCCTTCAACTATCACATATAAACAG TTGGAGCAAGCAATTTTGGACTTTGCTGAAGGATTAAGAGTTATTGGTGTAAGACCAGATGAAAAGCTTGCACTTTTTGCTGATAATTCGTGTCGTTGGCTTGTAGCAGATCAAG GCATGATGGCAAGTGGAGCAATCAATGTGGTAAGAGGATCAAGGTCATCAGTTGAAGAGTTATTGCAAATATACAACCACTCTGAAAG CGTTGCACTTGCCGTGGATGGGCCTGAAATGTTTAACCGGATTGCAAAAACATTCTATTCAAAGACTAGCATGAGATTTATCATTTTGCTTTGGGGAGAAAAATCAAGCCTGAGCCTGATTGCTGAAGAAAACAAGGAGGTGCAAGTCTTCAGTTTCACGGAAGTCATAGATTTGGGGCGTGAGAGTCGCAGTGCATTGTCAGATTCTCATGAAGCTA GTCAACAATATGTTTATGAAGCAATCAACTCAGATGACATTGCTACTCTTGTATACACAAGTGGAACAACCGGAAATCCTAAAGGTGTTATGCTTACCCATCGGAACCTTCTGCATCAG ataaaaaatttatgggaCATTGTACCTGCTGAAGTTGGAGACAGATTTCTAAGCATGCTGCCACCTTGGCATGCATACGAAAGAGCTTGCGAGTATTTTATCTTCACATGCGGTATTGAGCAAGTATACACAACTGTGAGAAACCTCAAG GATGATTTGAAACTTTACCAACCGCATTACTTGATTTCGGTTCCTTTAGTTTTTGAAACATTATACAG TGGGATCCAGAAGCAGATATCTACTAGCCCCCCTGTTAGAAAGCTTGTTGCATTAACATTCTTAAGAGTTAGCTTAGCATACATGGAATATAAACGTATTTATGAG gGTAAATGTCTAACAAGGAATACGGAGCAGCATTCCTTTATCCACTCAATGTTGGACTGGTTATGGGCAAGAATTATCGCCACAATATTATTTCCTATTCATCTTCTGGCAGCAAAACTCGTGTACAGTAAAATCCATTCAGCTATTGGAATATCAAAG GCTGGAATAAGTGGGGGCGGTAGTTTGCCTCTGCAAGTCGATAAATTTTTTGAG GCAATTGGAGTGAAAGTGCAAAATGGATATGGATTAACAGAAACTTCACCGGTTATTGCTGCTCGACGACCTAGATGTAAT GTTATTGGATCCGTTGGGCATCCAGTTCAGCATACGGAATTCAAAGTAGTAGATTCTGAAACTGATGAAGTTCTTCCACCAGGTTCAAAGGGCATTTTGAAAGTCAGGGGTCCACCCGTGATGAAAGGATACTTCAAG AATCCATTAGCTACAAACCAGGCCTTAGATAGGGATGGCTGGCTGAATACTGGTGATCTAGGGTGGATTGTTCCCCACCATTCTACTGGACGGAGTCGTAATTCTAGTGGTGTGGTTGTTGTGGATGGCCGTGCTAAAGACACTATTGTGCTTTTAACAG GTGAAAATGTTGAACCGGCAGAACTTGAAGAAGCAGCTATGAAAAGTAGCACGATTCAACAAATCGTTGTTGTTGGTCAG GATAAACGACGTCTTGGAGCTGTCATCGTTCCTAACAGCGAAGAAGTTTTGAAGGTAGCAAGGGAATTGTCACTTATAGATTCCATCAGTTCTGATGTTAGTGAGGAAAAAGTGATGAACATAATATATAAAGAATTAAAGACCTG GATGTCAGAGTCTCCATTTCAAATTGGACCAATCCTTCTTGTAAATGAACCCTTCACA ATTGATAATGGTCTAATGACACCAACCATGAAAATTCGAAGGGATAAAGTTGTGGTTAAATACAAGGAGCAAATAGAAAATTTATACAAGTAA
- the LOC123914223 gene encoding probable acyl-activating enzyme 16, chloroplastic isoform X2: MMASGAINVVRGSRSSVEELLQIYNHSESVALAVDGPEMFNRIAKTFYSKTSMRFIILLWGEKSSLSLIAEENKEVQVFSFTEVIDLGRESRSALSDSHEASQQYVYEAINSDDIATLVYTSGTTGNPKGVMLTHRNLLHQIKNLWDIVPAEVGDRFLSMLPPWHAYERACEYFIFTCGIEQVYTTVRNLKDDLKLYQPHYLISVPLVFETLYSGIQKQISTSPPVRKLVALTFLRVSLAYMEYKRIYEGKCLTRNTEQHSFIHSMLDWLWARIIATILFPIHLLAAKLVYSKIHSAIGISKAGISGGGSLPLQVDKFFEAIGVKVQNGYGLTETSPVIAARRPRCNVIGSVGHPVQHTEFKVVDSETDEVLPPGSKGILKVRGPPVMKGYFKNPLATNQALDRDGWLNTGDLGWIVPHHSTGRSRNSSGVVVVDGRAKDTIVLLTGENVEPAELEEAAMKSSTIQQIVVVGQDKRRLGAVIVPNSEEVLKVARELSLIDSISSDVSEEKVMNIIYKELKTWMSESPFQIGPILLVNEPFTIDNGLMTPTMKIRRDKVVVKYKEQIENLYK, translated from the exons ATGATGGCAAGTGGAGCAATCAATGTGGTAAGAGGATCAAGGTCATCAGTTGAAGAGTTATTGCAAATATACAACCACTCTGAAAG CGTTGCACTTGCCGTGGATGGGCCTGAAATGTTTAACCGGATTGCAAAAACATTCTATTCAAAGACTAGCATGAGATTTATCATTTTGCTTTGGGGAGAAAAATCAAGCCTGAGCCTGATTGCTGAAGAAAACAAGGAGGTGCAAGTCTTCAGTTTCACGGAAGTCATAGATTTGGGGCGTGAGAGTCGCAGTGCATTGTCAGATTCTCATGAAGCTA GTCAACAATATGTTTATGAAGCAATCAACTCAGATGACATTGCTACTCTTGTATACACAAGTGGAACAACCGGAAATCCTAAAGGTGTTATGCTTACCCATCGGAACCTTCTGCATCAG ataaaaaatttatgggaCATTGTACCTGCTGAAGTTGGAGACAGATTTCTAAGCATGCTGCCACCTTGGCATGCATACGAAAGAGCTTGCGAGTATTTTATCTTCACATGCGGTATTGAGCAAGTATACACAACTGTGAGAAACCTCAAG GATGATTTGAAACTTTACCAACCGCATTACTTGATTTCGGTTCCTTTAGTTTTTGAAACATTATACAG TGGGATCCAGAAGCAGATATCTACTAGCCCCCCTGTTAGAAAGCTTGTTGCATTAACATTCTTAAGAGTTAGCTTAGCATACATGGAATATAAACGTATTTATGAG gGTAAATGTCTAACAAGGAATACGGAGCAGCATTCCTTTATCCACTCAATGTTGGACTGGTTATGGGCAAGAATTATCGCCACAATATTATTTCCTATTCATCTTCTGGCAGCAAAACTCGTGTACAGTAAAATCCATTCAGCTATTGGAATATCAAAG GCTGGAATAAGTGGGGGCGGTAGTTTGCCTCTGCAAGTCGATAAATTTTTTGAG GCAATTGGAGTGAAAGTGCAAAATGGATATGGATTAACAGAAACTTCACCGGTTATTGCTGCTCGACGACCTAGATGTAAT GTTATTGGATCCGTTGGGCATCCAGTTCAGCATACGGAATTCAAAGTAGTAGATTCTGAAACTGATGAAGTTCTTCCACCAGGTTCAAAGGGCATTTTGAAAGTCAGGGGTCCACCCGTGATGAAAGGATACTTCAAG AATCCATTAGCTACAAACCAGGCCTTAGATAGGGATGGCTGGCTGAATACTGGTGATCTAGGGTGGATTGTTCCCCACCATTCTACTGGACGGAGTCGTAATTCTAGTGGTGTGGTTGTTGTGGATGGCCGTGCTAAAGACACTATTGTGCTTTTAACAG GTGAAAATGTTGAACCGGCAGAACTTGAAGAAGCAGCTATGAAAAGTAGCACGATTCAACAAATCGTTGTTGTTGGTCAG GATAAACGACGTCTTGGAGCTGTCATCGTTCCTAACAGCGAAGAAGTTTTGAAGGTAGCAAGGGAATTGTCACTTATAGATTCCATCAGTTCTGATGTTAGTGAGGAAAAAGTGATGAACATAATATATAAAGAATTAAAGACCTG GATGTCAGAGTCTCCATTTCAAATTGGACCAATCCTTCTTGTAAATGAACCCTTCACA ATTGATAATGGTCTAATGACACCAACCATGAAAATTCGAAGGGATAAAGTTGTGGTTAAATACAAGGAGCAAATAGAAAATTTATACAAGTAA
- the LOC123914227 gene encoding sister chromatid cohesion protein PDS5 homolog C, producing MTSAKRKHASGRKNECVIKEYDQNLVGERVEVWWPKDREFYKGVIESFDSAKKKHKVLYDDGEVEVLNLVRGKWHIIEDDSVADEEEGSDHGSLDASTEMPTRKKAKSNSNTYIIF from the coding sequence ATGACAAGTGCAAAGAGGAAACACGCTTCAGGAAGAAAAAATGAGTGTGTGATCAAGGAATATGATCAAAACCTTGTTGGTGAACGAGTTGAAGTATGGTGGCCTAAGGACCGTGAGTTTTACAAAGGTGTCATCGAATCTTTTGATTCTGCCAAAAAGAAGCACAAGGTGCtttatgatgatggtgaagTAGAAGTGTTAAATCTTGTCAGGGGAAAGTGGCACATCATTGAAGATGATTCAGTTGCAGACGAGGAAGAAGGAAGTGATCATGGCAGTCTTGATGCTTCCACTGAAATGCCTACAAGGAAGAAAGCAAAATCAAATTCTAATACTTACATTATCTTTTAA